The following proteins come from a genomic window of Pseudochaenichthys georgianus chromosome 19, fPseGeo1.2, whole genome shotgun sequence:
- the slc18a3b gene encoding probable vesicular acetylcholine transporter-B, with translation MDGEGGSSGLVKSAAVKLSKMGEKTKQLGTAMKDPHQQRRIILVIVCVALLLDNMLYMVIVPIIPDYLAELESEQAEHVHVVIHPNSSYNSTALDKINKNNLDIQIGVLFASKAILQLLVNPLSGTFIDRVGYDIPLLIGLSVMFVSTCIFAIAENYATLFVARSLQGLGSAFADTSGFAMIADKYTEESERSTALGIALAFISFGSLVAPPFGGVLYEFAGKKVPFIVLACICLADGLMLLTVIKPFSNRTRENMPVGTPIYKLMVDPYIVVVAGALTVCNIPLAFLEPTIANWMETNMHSTQWEMGLAWLPAFFPHVLGVYITVKLAAKHPHLQWFYGALGMVIIGASSCTVPACKTFGQLMLPLCGICFGIALVDTALLPTLAFLVDVRHTSVYGSVYAIADISYSVAYAMGPIVAGQIVHNFGFVQLNLGMGLVNVLYAPALLLLRNVCQMKPSYSERDNLLEEAPQGLYDTIKMEERRAKKKGYSAAGNSLSVDENGFDPFRAQRSLSEESSGPEYT, from the coding sequence atggatggagaaggaggatcaTCCGGGCTGGTGAAATCAGCCGCAGTAAAACTGTCCAAGATGGGTGAAAAGACCAAGCAACTAGGCACCGCGATGAAGGATCCCCACCAGCAGAGACGGATCATATTAGTGATTGTTTGCGTGGCTCTCCTGCTGGACAATATGCTGTACATGGTAATCGTGCCAATTATCCCAGACTATCTTGCTGAGCTGGAGAGTGAGCAGGCAGAGCACGTCCACGTAGTGATACACCCCAACTCCTCATACAACAGCACAGCTCTAGACAAAATCAACAAGAACAATCTAGATATCCAGATAGGAGTACTTTTCGCATCCAAAGCCATCCTGCAGCTCTTAGTTAACCCGCTGTCGGGAACTTTCATAGACCGTGTCGGATATGACATTCCACTTTTAATCGGACTCTCTGTTATGTTCGTGTCCACCTGCATATTTGCAATCGCGGAAAACTACGCAACTCTCTTTGTGGCCAGAAGTTTGCAGGGTCTGGGGTCTGCCTTCGCGGACACCTCTGGATTCGCGATGATAGCTGACAAATACACGGAGGAGTCGGAGAGGAGCACGGCGCTGGGCATCGCTCTGGCATTTATCTCTTTCGGGAGTCTGGTGGCGCCTCCTTTCGGGGGCGTCCTGTACGAGTTTGCGGGCAAGAAAGTGCCCTTCATCGTGCTCGCCTGCATTTGCCTGGCGGACGGCTTGATGCTGCTGACCGTGATCAAGCCGTTCTCCAACAGGACTAGAGAGAACATGCCAGTCGGTACCCCAATATACAAACTCATGGTTGACCCGTACATTGTTGTGGTGGCCGGGGCGCTCACAGTGTGTAACATCCCCCTGGCCTTTCTAGAGCCCACCATAGCCAACTGGATGGAGACCAACATGCACTCCACTCAGTGGGAAATGGGGCTCGCCTGGCTCCCAGCCTTCTTCCCCCATGtcctcggtgtttacattacGGTTAAATTAGCAGCAAAGCATCCACATTTGCAGTGGTTTTACGGAGCTTTAGGTATGGTTATCATAGGAGCGAGCTCCTGCACAGTCCCTGCATGTAAAACTTTCGGCCAGCTCATGCTGCCGTTGTGCGGCATTTGTTTTGGCATTGCACTGGTAGACACTGCTCTGCTGCCGACTCTTGCGTTTTTGGTTGACGTTCGTCATACTTCAGTGTACGGTAGTGTTTACGCTATAGCAGATATTTCCTATTCTGTTGCTTATGCTATGGGTCCTATAGTGGCCGGCCAGATAGTGCACAATTTCGGGTTTGTACAACTTAATCTGGGTATGGGCCTCGTCAATGTGCTTTACGCACcagccctgctgctgctgcgcaaCGTGTGCCAAATGAAACCGTCCTACTCAGAGAGAGATAACCTGCTAGAGGAGGCTCCGCAGGGGCTGTACGATACTATCAagatggaggagaggagagctaaAAAGAAGGGCTACAGCGCGGCAGGGAATTCCCTGTCAGTAGATGAAAATGGGTTTGACCCGTTTAGAGCACAGCGGTCTTTGTCAGAAGAGTCGTCCGGTCCGGAGTACACTTAG